The following are from one region of the Yoonia sp. R2331 genome:
- a CDS encoding sulfurtransferase TusA family protein — protein MDFDADLDATGLLCPLPVLKARKRLEPLRAGQVLRMRADDPAAVVDVPHFCTEAGHALIDQRDDADAQVYLIRKGG, from the coding sequence ATGGACTTTGACGCTGATCTTGATGCCACCGGGCTGCTGTGCCCCCTGCCCGTTCTGAAGGCTCGCAAGAGGCTGGAACCGCTTCGCGCCGGGCAAGTGCTGCGCATGCGTGCCGATGATCCTGCGGCGGTTGTGGATGTGCCGCATTTCTGCACCGAGGCCGGTCATGCGCTAATCGATCAACGCGATGATGCAGATGCGCAAGTTTATTTGATCCGCAAGGGTGGCTAG
- a CDS encoding ribonuclease E/G, producing MPKKMLIDATHAEETRVVVVDGNKVEEFDFESQFKRQLAGNIYLAKVTRVEPSLQAAFVDYGGNRHGFLAFSEIHPDYYQIPVADREALIAEEKAYAESLKAEDEDEKPKPKRRRRSRSKAAEAKSDDAIATQEVETEEDVTSGDIEGMETIDLDISEEGSSPMELVGETPVETPAAGEEDTDDGDDADDDDTAPDATAKDETIESVAKEDDTDEVRPVRKPRPKRYKIQEVIKVRQILLVQVVKEERGNKGAALTTYLSLAGRYCVLMPNTARGGGISRKITNAADRKKLKEIAGGMSVPEGAGLIIRTAGSQRTKSEIKRDYEYLQRMWEQIRELTLKSTAPARIYEEGNLIKRSIRDLYSKEIDEVIVAGDVGYREAKDFMKMIMPSHAKNVKHYAEQLPLYARYQVEGYLAGMFNPTVQLPSGGYIVIGVTEALVAIDVNSGRATKEGSIEQTALKTNLEAADEVARQLRLRDLAGLIVIDYIDMDERRNNTAVEKRFKDKLKTDRARIQVGRISGFGLMEMSRQRLRPGMLEATTQMCSHCHGTGLLRSDDNVALNILRQLEEEGVRGRSKEVLIKAPVSIANFLMNGKREHIAEIEARYGMSVRIECDPTMVSPDFAIEKFKTATRVVPDATPVVTSVVVMDDDDDVVAETPDEDEVPSAQGEGDGEDRPKKRRRRRRRRRGGGSDAQGENQQSDAQSADATQAEVAEADAETATDSSTNVEASAESAPEEKPKRKRVRRKKADEPAAEETAAVAPDAPVVEEPAAEEKPKPKRTRRKKAEPVADEAAASEDAAPVAEEPAAEEKPKPKRKPRARKKAEPVAAEAEAAPETKAMEVVADTPAPAPAPAPEEEAPSAEEPAKPKRKGWWSLGR from the coding sequence ATGCCAAAGAAAATGCTAATCGATGCAACACACGCGGAAGAAACCCGCGTTGTTGTGGTAGACGGGAACAAAGTCGAGGAATTTGACTTCGAAAGCCAGTTCAAGCGTCAGCTTGCTGGAAACATCTATCTGGCCAAAGTCACGCGGGTTGAACCCTCGTTGCAGGCGGCTTTTGTGGACTACGGTGGCAACCGCCACGGGTTCCTTGCGTTCTCGGAAATTCACCCCGACTACTATCAGATCCCGGTCGCTGACCGCGAGGCGCTGATCGCCGAGGAAAAGGCCTATGCCGAAAGCCTCAAGGCCGAAGACGAGGATGAAAAGCCCAAACCCAAGCGTCGTCGCCGCAGCCGGTCCAAGGCCGCAGAGGCCAAAAGCGATGATGCAATCGCGACGCAAGAGGTCGAGACCGAAGAGGATGTGACCTCTGGCGATATCGAGGGGATGGAAACCATCGACCTCGACATCAGCGAAGAAGGTTCCAGCCCGATGGAATTGGTGGGCGAAACGCCCGTTGAAACCCCGGCCGCCGGCGAGGAAGACACCGACGACGGCGATGATGCGGACGACGATGACACGGCGCCCGATGCGACTGCCAAGGACGAAACCATCGAAAGTGTCGCCAAGGAAGACGACACTGACGAGGTGCGCCCTGTCCGTAAGCCGCGCCCCAAGCGCTACAAAATTCAAGAAGTCATCAAGGTTCGCCAGATTCTGCTGGTGCAGGTCGTCAAGGAAGAGCGCGGCAATAAGGGTGCCGCCTTGACCACCTATCTGTCGCTGGCCGGTCGCTACTGCGTGCTGATGCCCAATACCGCACGTGGTGGTGGCATCTCACGCAAGATCACGAATGCCGCGGACCGTAAGAAACTCAAAGAAATTGCCGGTGGCATGTCTGTGCCCGAAGGGGCAGGGCTGATCATCCGCACTGCTGGGTCCCAGCGCACGAAATCGGAAATCAAGCGCGACTATGAATACCTGCAACGGATGTGGGAACAAATCCGCGAGTTGACGCTGAAATCCACAGCGCCCGCGCGGATCTACGAAGAGGGCAACCTGATCAAACGTTCGATCCGTGATCTCTATTCCAAAGAGATCGACGAGGTGATCGTGGCTGGCGACGTGGGCTACCGCGAGGCCAAGGACTTCATGAAAATGATCATGCCGTCCCATGCAAAGAACGTGAAACACTACGCCGAACAACTTCCGCTTTATGCCCGCTATCAGGTCGAAGGCTACCTGGCCGGCATGTTCAATCCGACTGTGCAACTGCCCTCTGGCGGTTACATCGTCATCGGCGTGACCGAAGCGCTAGTGGCCATCGACGTGAACTCTGGCCGGGCCACCAAGGAAGGCTCGATTGAACAGACAGCACTGAAAACCAACCTTGAAGCCGCGGACGAAGTGGCGCGCCAGTTACGTCTGCGCGACCTCGCCGGTCTGATCGTGATCGATTACATCGACATGGATGAGCGCCGGAACAATACGGCGGTTGAAAAGCGGTTCAAAGACAAGCTCAAAACGGACCGCGCTCGCATTCAGGTGGGTCGCATCTCGGGCTTTGGCCTGATGGAGATGTCGCGTCAGCGCCTGCGTCCTGGCATGTTGGAAGCCACGACACAGATGTGCAGCCACTGCCACGGCACGGGTCTCTTGCGCTCTGACGACAACGTCGCGCTGAACATCCTGCGCCAACTCGAAGAAGAGGGCGTGCGGGGCCGGTCCAAAGAGGTGCTGATCAAAGCGCCTGTGTCGATTGCCAATTTCCTGATGAACGGCAAACGCGAACATATCGCCGAGATCGAGGCGCGTTATGGTATGTCCGTGCGCATCGAATGTGATCCGACGATGGTGTCGCCAGACTTTGCTATTGAAAAGTTCAAGACTGCAACGCGTGTTGTCCCCGATGCCACGCCAGTGGTGACATCGGTGGTTGTCATGGACGACGACGATGATGTCGTTGCCGAAACCCCGGACGAAGATGAAGTGCCCAGCGCACAGGGTGAAGGTGACGGCGAAGACCGGCCGAAAAAGCGCCGGCGTCGTCGTCGGCGGCGGCGCGGTGGCGGCAGTGACGCGCAGGGCGAAAACCAACAATCTGATGCACAATCGGCCGACGCCACGCAGGCCGAGGTTGCTGAGGCTGACGCAGAGACTGCGACAGACAGCAGCACAAACGTAGAGGCCAGCGCAGAGTCGGCCCCTGAAGAAAAACCCAAGCGCAAGCGGGTTCGTCGCAAGAAGGCGGATGAGCCTGCAGCAGAAGAAACAGCCGCCGTCGCGCCAGACGCGCCGGTTGTTGAAGAACCGGCTGCTGAGGAAAAGCCAAAGCCAAAGCGCACGCGTCGCAAAAAGGCGGAACCTGTGGCCGACGAGGCCGCAGCATCCGAAGATGCGGCACCGGTAGCAGAGGAACCCGCAGCCGAGGAAAAGCCAAAGCCCAAGCGCAAACCGCGGGCCCGCAAAAAGGCAGAGCCTGTGGCGGCCGAAGCAGAAGCCGCGCCCGAAACCAAGGCGATGGAAGTTGTGGCTGACACTCCGGCTCCGGCTCCAGCTCCTGCGCCAGAGGAAGAAGCGCCAAGCGCTGAAGAGCCTGCCAAGCCCAAACGCAAGGGCTGGTGGTCACTGGGCCGCTAG
- a CDS encoding cytochrome c biogenesis CcdA family protein, with the protein MLEAAQILDATLLPAMLIALFAGLLSFLSPCVLPIVPPYLAFMGGVSVSEMEQTGANRRRVLLAAAFFVLGLSTVFLLLGFAFSAMGRMFLSFQDWFVVIAGVIVMIFGAHFVGVFRIPFLDREARMDAGDRGGSALGAYVLGLAFAFGWTPCLGPILGAILGLAASEADVWRGTTLLAVYALGLGIPFLLVAAFFPRLKGTMAWMKRHMDRIERTSGLLLWTVGLMMLTGQFTAFSWWLLERFPALAALG; encoded by the coding sequence ATGTTGGAAGCCGCCCAGATTCTCGACGCGACCCTGCTGCCTGCGATGCTCATCGCGCTTTTTGCAGGTCTGTTGTCGTTCCTGTCACCTTGTGTACTGCCCATCGTGCCGCCTTATCTGGCGTTTATGGGCGGTGTGTCTGTCTCCGAGATGGAACAAACCGGCGCAAATCGCCGCCGTGTCTTGCTGGCTGCTGCCTTTTTTGTGCTTGGACTTTCCACCGTCTTCCTGCTGCTTGGCTTTGCCTTTTCAGCAATGGGCCGGATGTTTCTATCGTTTCAGGATTGGTTCGTCGTTATCGCCGGCGTTATCGTGATGATCTTTGGCGCGCATTTCGTCGGCGTCTTCCGCATCCCATTTCTTGACAGAGAGGCGCGGATGGACGCAGGCGACCGGGGCGGCTCTGCCCTTGGGGCCTATGTCCTCGGGCTTGCGTTTGCCTTTGGCTGGACACCCTGTCTCGGTCCGATCCTTGGCGCAATCCTTGGTCTTGCGGCGTCAGAGGCAGACGTCTGGCGCGGCACCACTTTGCTGGCGGTCTATGCGCTAGGGCTAGGCATCCCGTTCCTACTGGTCGCCGCCTTCTTTCCGCGCCTCAAAGGGACGATGGCGTGGATGAAACGCCATATGGACCGGATCGAACGCACCTCCGGCCTGCTGTTGTGGACCGTGGGCCTGATGATGTTGACCGGTCAGTTCACTGCCTTCAGCTGGTGGCTGCTGGAAAGGTTCCCGGCGCTCGCCGCATTGGGATAA